One window of the Rosa rugosa chromosome 3, drRosRugo1.1, whole genome shotgun sequence genome contains the following:
- the LOC133737702 gene encoding uncharacterized protein LOC133737702, with product MKTVAMEKAKALLIVTLLLMTFLVGSEAAGRELKPKEEVYTPQWFWGWGFPWWGLGHGFGWGFHPWLGGLNHGLKDAPHGYGGKGDIPYDHNKGNGKGDGDGNGNGEKGDIPDHGGDDQNGDGGKYP from the coding sequence ATGAAAACAGTTGCTATGGAGAAAGCAAAGGCATTGCTCATTGTCACACTACTCCTTATGACATTTCTGGTGGGTTCTGAAGCTGCAGGAAGGGAGTTGAAACCGAAAGAGGAGGTCTATACCCCTCAATGGTTCTGGGGATGGGGATTTCCTTGGTGGGGGCTCGGACATGGATTTGGGTGGGGATTTCATCCTTGGCTCGGTGGCTTAAACCATGGGCTTAAGGACGCTCCACATGGCTATGGTGGGAAAGGTGACATTCCTTATGATCATAACAAAGGCAATGGCAAAGGCGATGGCGATGGCAATGGCAATGGCGAGAAAGGTGACATTCCTGATCATGGAGGCGATGATCAAAACGGAGATGGTGGCAAGTATCCATAG